One window from the genome of Dyadobacter sp. CECT 9275 encodes:
- a CDS encoding MFS transporter, giving the protein MQNITHKNDTGWRLKAIMGGSVGNLVEWYDWYAYSAFSLYFAGSFFPGSNPTVQLLNTAGIFAVGFLMRPIGGYVFGKLADTKGRKVAMTLSVLLMSFGSLLIAFLPGYKSIGIMAPVLLLLARLLQGLSVGGEYGTSATYLSEVATRDKRGFYSSFQYVTLIGGQLIALGLQLILQKVFLTNDEMHAWGWRIPFAIGALLSLVALYLRSTLHETEAFKNRDGQVKKEGSLRELVKHPRAISVVFGLTLGGTLAFYTYTTYMQKFLVNTVGLTKDQSTILTFFSLLIFASIQPLFGAISDRVGRKPLLISFGILGTLGTYPLLTTLSHTTSMWGAFALLMTALLIVSGYTSINAVVKAELFPVEVRALGVGLPYSLTVAIFGGTAEYLALWAKNIGHESYYYWYVTFCIFLSLIVYLRMKDTQKTSLI; this is encoded by the coding sequence ATGCAAAATATTACGCACAAAAACGATACCGGCTGGCGCCTGAAAGCGATTATGGGCGGTTCCGTCGGAAATCTGGTGGAATGGTATGACTGGTACGCCTACTCCGCTTTTTCGCTATACTTTGCCGGAAGTTTTTTCCCAGGCTCCAATCCTACCGTTCAGCTTTTAAATACCGCCGGAATTTTTGCCGTTGGGTTCCTGATGCGGCCCATCGGAGGATATGTCTTTGGCAAACTGGCCGATACAAAAGGGCGGAAGGTAGCTATGACATTGTCCGTTTTACTCATGTCGTTCGGTTCCCTGCTCATTGCCTTTCTTCCGGGTTATAAAAGTATCGGGATCATGGCACCGGTATTGCTGCTTCTGGCCCGGCTGCTGCAGGGACTGAGCGTGGGAGGAGAATACGGCACCTCGGCTACTTACCTGAGTGAGGTGGCAACCCGCGACAAAAGAGGGTTTTATTCCAGCTTTCAGTATGTAACGCTGATCGGCGGCCAGCTGATCGCCCTTGGCCTTCAGCTGATTCTGCAAAAAGTTTTTCTTACCAATGACGAAATGCATGCATGGGGCTGGCGTATCCCCTTTGCGATCGGCGCCTTGTTGTCCCTGGTAGCTCTTTACCTTCGAAGTACCCTCCATGAAACCGAAGCATTTAAAAACCGGGATGGCCAAGTCAAAAAAGAAGGTTCCTTAAGAGAGTTGGTCAAGCACCCGCGTGCCATTTCTGTTGTGTTCGGGCTTACCCTGGGAGGGACACTGGCCTTTTATACATACACCACTTACATGCAGAAATTTCTGGTGAATACCGTTGGCCTGACCAAAGACCAGTCCACCATCCTGACGTTTTTCTCCTTATTGATCTTTGCCTCCATCCAGCCGCTTTTCGGAGCCATCAGCGACAGAGTGGGCCGGAAGCCGCTGCTTATTTCCTTTGGCATTCTTGGAACGCTGGGTACTTATCCGCTGCTAACCACCCTTAGCCACACCACCAGCATGTGGGGTGCTTTTGCCCTGCTGATGACCGCACTTCTTATTGTTAGCGGGTACACCTCCATTAATGCCGTCGTAAAAGCCGAACTATTTCCGGTTGAAGTAAGAGCACTGGGCGTGGGACTTCCTTATTCACTGACCGTCGCTATTTTTGGCGGTACTGCCGAATACCTTGCGCTTTGGGCAAAAAACATCGGCCACGAAAGCTATTATTACTGGTATGTCACCTTTTGTATTTTTCTTTCACTGATTGTATACCTTCGAATGAAGGATACCCAAAAAACCTCTCTTATCTGA
- a CDS encoding glycosyltransferase produces MPQNLVIIIPQFNDWEALNLLIQKINEDLRPEIIENTSLLIVDDCSSKDRTQPFTRFIGKDIKLLTLYRNLGHQKAIAIGLSYVAENMDCDQVIVMDADGEDAPSDINKLVTKSLEEPDKIIFAERNKRTEGFLFRFFYIIYKLAFKLLTGKVITFGNFSLVPKNRLKNLVRVSEIWNNYPGGVIRSRIPYSSVLTDRATRLAGNSKMNFVSLILHGLSAISVMVDTTAVRILIFSIFMSGLAVAFIVFIIFLKLIGNATPGWASTLGSTLMILMLQSFLISLFLVFMVLQYRSQQHFIPAVHYRDFVEKVETFQLMA; encoded by the coding sequence ATGCCTCAAAATCTAGTAATTATTATTCCTCAATTCAACGACTGGGAGGCGCTGAATCTTTTAATACAGAAGATTAATGAGGATTTGAGGCCCGAAATCATCGAAAATACATCCCTGCTGATCGTTGATGATTGCTCCTCAAAAGACCGTACCCAACCTTTTACCCGGTTCATCGGAAAGGATATTAAGCTTCTGACGTTATACCGGAATTTGGGGCATCAGAAAGCAATTGCAATAGGCTTGTCCTATGTTGCAGAAAACATGGATTGTGATCAGGTGATCGTGATGGATGCGGATGGCGAAGACGCTCCTTCGGATATTAATAAGCTGGTTACCAAATCTTTGGAAGAGCCGGACAAAATCATTTTTGCAGAACGTAATAAGCGGACGGAAGGATTTTTATTCCGCTTTTTCTATATTATCTACAAGCTGGCTTTCAAATTATTGACCGGAAAGGTGATCACCTTTGGAAATTTTAGCCTGGTCCCCAAAAACCGTCTTAAAAACCTGGTGCGCGTTTCGGAAATATGGAATAATTATCCGGGAGGTGTGATCCGTTCCAGAATTCCGTATAGTTCGGTACTCACCGACAGAGCAACCAGGCTTGCAGGAAACAGTAAGATGAACTTCGTATCACTCATTTTACACGGTCTGAGTGCCATATCTGTCATGGTTGACACCACGGCGGTACGCATACTGATATTTTCCATTTTTATGTCCGGCCTGGCTGTGGCTTTTATCGTGTTCATCATTTTTCTGAAACTAATCGGAAATGCTACCCCTGGCTGGGCCTCCACCTTGGGCAGTACGCTGATGATCCTGATGCTTCAATCTTTTCTGATCTCGCTGTTTCTGGTTTTTATGGTACTCCAGTACCGGTCACAGCAGCATTTTATTCCTGCGGTACACTATCGTGACTTTGTGGAAAAGGTAGAAACCTTTCAGCTGATGGCATGA
- the rsmH gene encoding 16S rRNA (cytosine(1402)-N(4))-methyltransferase RsmH has protein sequence MDLQNSYHEPVMLSECLEGLNIRPDGMYVDVTFGGGGHSRAILDKLDTGKLFAFDQDPDAAKNAEALKESGKLIFIASNFRHLKRYLKLYKADKVDGILADLGVSSHQINTPARGFSTRFDADLDMRMNPGTEKTAGEVLNHYSAASLQKIFGMYGEVQNAKTIAEAIYSTRHNNPIETINDLKQLLQRYAPRHRENKYFAQVFQALRIEVNDELKVLEEFLEQVPEVLKPGGRLVVMSYHSLEDRLVKNFIQKGKFSGEVEKDFYGNEIKPLKAITRKPIEASAEEVARNPRARSAKLRIAEK, from the coding sequence ATGGATTTGCAAAATAGTTACCACGAACCGGTCATGTTATCAGAGTGCCTGGAAGGATTGAATATTCGTCCTGATGGCATGTATGTGGACGTTACCTTTGGCGGTGGCGGCCATTCGAGGGCAATTCTGGACAAGCTTGACACTGGCAAGCTGTTTGCGTTTGACCAGGATCCGGATGCTGCTAAGAATGCGGAAGCATTGAAAGAAAGCGGAAAACTGATTTTTATTGCGTCCAATTTCCGCCACCTGAAAAGGTACCTCAAGCTCTACAAGGCTGATAAAGTGGACGGCATTCTGGCAGACCTCGGGGTATCATCCCATCAGATCAACACGCCTGCACGGGGCTTTTCAACCCGCTTTGACGCCGACCTGGACATGCGAATGAACCCGGGTACGGAAAAAACGGCCGGGGAGGTACTCAATCATTATTCGGCTGCCAGCCTGCAAAAAATTTTCGGCATGTATGGAGAAGTACAAAATGCCAAAACCATAGCCGAAGCCATTTATTCAACCCGGCATAATAATCCCATTGAGACGATTAACGACCTGAAACAATTGCTGCAGCGCTATGCGCCCCGGCATCGGGAAAACAAGTATTTTGCTCAGGTATTTCAGGCATTACGCATTGAAGTGAATGATGAGCTGAAAGTACTGGAAGAATTTCTGGAACAGGTGCCCGAAGTACTTAAGCCGGGCGGACGGCTGGTGGTGATGTCTTATCATTCTCTGGAAGACCGCCTGGTCAAAAATTTTATCCAGAAGGGTAAGTTCAGTGGCGAAGTAGAAAAGGATTTTTACGGAAACGAAATTAAGCCCCTGAAAGCAATCACTCGTAAACCCATCGAAGCCAGCGCAGAAGAAGTTGCCCGTAATCCAAGGGCGCGGAGCGCGAAATTGCGTATTGCTGAAAAATAA
- a CDS encoding FtsL-like putative cell division protein, with amino-acid sequence MAENRRKSKPIAARPAKPKREYSLFNWLNRFLPLDKIFGEKLPGKEERVPVKYFYYVAWVVSLLVAYEWIGFQSEQYVRNSIKLKKEVDDLRAEYTSIHADYEKSGKQSVVLERVKGTGLEENLTPPQKIVVKKGDF; translated from the coding sequence ATGGCAGAAAACAGAAGGAAATCAAAGCCAATAGCTGCCAGGCCCGCAAAACCCAAGAGGGAGTACAGCCTGTTTAACTGGCTCAACCGCTTTTTACCCCTTGACAAGATTTTTGGAGAAAAACTGCCTGGCAAAGAGGAACGCGTTCCCGTAAAGTACTTCTATTACGTGGCCTGGGTAGTTTCGCTTTTAGTGGCATATGAGTGGATAGGTTTTCAGTCTGAACAATACGTACGCAACAGCATCAAGTTAAAAAAAGAAGTGGATGACCTGCGTGCAGAATATACTTCCATACATGCCGACTATGAAAAAAGCGGGAAGCAGTCTGTGGTGCTAGAAAGGGTGAAAGGAACCGGCCTGGAAGAAAACCTGACCCCACCGCAGAAGATCGTTGTCAAAAAAGGAGATTTTTGA
- a CDS encoding NAD-dependent epimerase/dehydratase family protein — translation MNIALVTGSAGLIGSESVAFMADKFDLVIGVDNNLREYFFGADGNTEWNKNRIQEAYTNYRHYSADIREVNQLEPIFKEYGADIKLIIHAAAQPSHDWAAREPFTDFGVNAVGTLNMLEMTRLHAPEAVFIFTSTNKVYGDNPNYLPLVELETRWEIDESHPYFTNGIDENHSIDHTKHSIFGASKVAADIMVQEYGKYFGMKTAVFRGGCLTGPNHSGAQLHGFLAYLMKCAITGNHYTIFGYKGKQVRDNIHSHDLVNMFWHFYQNPRPGEVYNAGGGRFANCSMLEAIELCEKITGNKLSFSYSDTNRIGDHIWYVSDLSKFKQHYPGWNWEFGLVETLTQIHDGIASRLGLKTV, via the coding sequence ATGAATATTGCACTCGTTACAGGTTCTGCCGGATTAATTGGGAGTGAATCTGTTGCCTTTATGGCTGATAAATTTGATCTGGTAATTGGGGTTGATAATAATTTAAGAGAGTATTTCTTTGGAGCTGACGGTAATACCGAATGGAATAAAAACCGGATTCAGGAAGCATATACCAATTACAGGCATTATTCTGCTGATATCCGGGAAGTAAACCAGCTAGAACCCATTTTTAAAGAGTATGGGGCTGACATCAAGCTTATCATCCATGCAGCAGCACAGCCAAGCCACGACTGGGCCGCCCGAGAACCTTTCACGGATTTTGGTGTAAATGCAGTGGGCACACTCAATATGCTTGAAATGACACGTCTTCATGCACCTGAGGCGGTATTTATTTTTACGTCAACCAATAAAGTGTATGGTGATAACCCCAACTATCTTCCATTGGTGGAGCTTGAAACCCGTTGGGAAATCGACGAAAGCCATCCCTATTTTACCAATGGAATAGATGAAAACCACAGCATCGACCATACCAAACACTCTATCTTCGGCGCTTCAAAAGTTGCAGCAGATATTATGGTACAGGAATACGGTAAGTATTTCGGCATGAAAACCGCGGTATTCCGGGGAGGATGTCTCACAGGTCCGAATCATTCCGGTGCACAACTTCATGGTTTCCTGGCGTATCTGATGAAGTGCGCGATCACCGGTAACCATTATACCATTTTCGGGTATAAAGGAAAGCAGGTACGTGACAATATTCACAGCCATGACCTTGTAAACATGTTCTGGCATTTTTACCAGAATCCACGTCCGGGAGAAGTTTACAATGCAGGAGGAGGAAGATTTGCCAACTGCTCCATGCTGGAAGCCATTGAACTTTGCGAAAAAATAACAGGAAACAAATTGTCTTTCTCGTATTCGGATACCAACCGTATCGGGGATCACATCTGGTATGTAAGTGATCTTTCCAAGTTCAAGCAACATTACCCTGGCTGGAACTGGGAGTTTGGCTTGGTGGAAACACTCACGCAAATCCATGATGGCATTGCCTCACGTCTGGGACTTAAAACCGTTTGA
- a CDS encoding 3-hydroxyacyl-CoA dehydrogenase/enoyl-CoA hydratase family protein encodes MNRSIRKVAVLGSGIMGSRIACHFANIGVEVLLLDIVPKEPNEAEKAKGLTTEHPAVRNRIVTESFQQTLKATPASLYSPSFASRVKLGNFDDNLADIKNYDWVIEVVVERLDIKKSLYEKVDVLRKPGTLITSNTSGIPIHLMAEGRSEDFKKHFCGTHFFNPPRYLRLLEIIPTKETDPGIIDFLMHYGDLFLGKTTVLCKDTPGFIANRLGIYALIQTIRVAAEMNLSVDQVDKLTGPVVGRPKSGTFRLSDVVGLDTTVHVANNLYASGEGNDESRDAFVLPAIMQKLYDNKWLGDKTGQGFYKKMKDEKGKSVILALDFDTLDYKPSEKVKFDTLETTKAIGDVTKRFGVLLAGKDKAGEFYRRTFADIFKYATYRVPGISDEIFRIDQAISAGFGWQLGLFETWDAIGLKNMLTIMESLDQKPAAWVYEMLEAGNESFYRIEAGKKLYYDIPSRSYKKIPGQDAFVILSNLSEGIVWKNAGANLYDLGDGILNLEFRSKMNTMGSEVIEGIQKGISLAERDFRGIVIGNESSEAFSAGANLAMLFMFAIEQEFDEINMVIAQFQQTMMRARYSSIPVVTAPHTLALGGGCELNLHADKVVAHAETYMGLVEFGVGIIPAGGGTKEMALRCSDMYQAGDPELNILQTAFMNIAQAKVSTSARDAYEMNYLQDKDQIVLNRSRLIAEAKQAAIELAENGYTQPKQRSDIKVQGKAGMALFMAGIAQMQMANYITEHDAKIANKLAYVINGGDLSYPQQVTEQYLLDLEREAFLSLCGERKTLERMQGLLNGGKPPRN; translated from the coding sequence ATGAATCGTTCAATTCGTAAAGTTGCCGTACTGGGATCTGGTATCATGGGCTCCCGTATTGCGTGCCATTTTGCCAATATTGGAGTAGAAGTTTTACTGCTTGATATCGTTCCTAAGGAGCCCAATGAAGCAGAAAAAGCGAAGGGACTGACCACAGAACACCCAGCGGTCAGAAACCGGATTGTTACGGAATCTTTTCAACAGACACTTAAGGCAACTCCTGCATCTCTGTATAGCCCTTCTTTTGCATCCAGGGTAAAGCTCGGCAACTTTGATGATAACCTGGCCGACATTAAAAATTATGACTGGGTGATCGAAGTGGTGGTGGAGCGCCTGGATATCAAGAAAAGTCTCTATGAGAAAGTCGATGTACTCAGGAAGCCCGGCACACTGATTACGTCCAATACCTCGGGTATCCCGATCCACCTGATGGCGGAGGGTCGAAGTGAAGATTTTAAAAAGCATTTTTGCGGAACACACTTTTTCAACCCGCCCAGATACCTCCGGTTACTTGAAATCATTCCTACCAAAGAAACGGATCCCGGAATCATTGATTTCCTGATGCACTATGGCGACTTGTTCCTGGGAAAAACCACAGTTCTATGTAAAGATACCCCAGGTTTTATAGCCAACAGGCTGGGAATATATGCGCTGATCCAGACAATCAGGGTGGCTGCGGAAATGAACCTGAGCGTGGATCAGGTGGATAAGCTTACGGGGCCTGTGGTGGGTAGGCCTAAATCCGGGACTTTCCGGTTATCGGATGTAGTGGGGCTTGACACCACCGTTCATGTTGCCAATAATCTGTATGCCTCGGGAGAGGGTAACGATGAGTCGCGGGATGCCTTTGTTTTGCCGGCTATCATGCAAAAACTTTATGATAACAAATGGCTGGGAGATAAAACAGGGCAAGGTTTTTATAAGAAAATGAAGGATGAAAAGGGCAAGTCGGTGATTCTGGCACTTGACTTTGACACCCTGGATTATAAACCTTCGGAAAAGGTAAAGTTTGATACTCTGGAAACCACAAAGGCCATAGGTGACGTAACCAAGCGTTTCGGTGTGCTGCTGGCAGGGAAAGACAAAGCGGGAGAGTTTTACAGAAGGACTTTTGCAGATATTTTCAAGTATGCGACCTACCGAGTCCCTGGCATTTCGGACGAAATCTTCCGGATTGATCAGGCCATAAGTGCTGGTTTTGGCTGGCAATTGGGGTTATTTGAAACCTGGGATGCTATTGGCCTGAAAAATATGCTCACGATCATGGAGAGCCTTGATCAAAAACCGGCGGCCTGGGTTTATGAAATGCTCGAAGCCGGTAACGAATCGTTTTACAGGATAGAGGCAGGAAAAAAACTGTACTATGACATTCCGTCTAGATCGTACAAGAAAATTCCGGGCCAGGATGCGTTCGTCATTTTGAGTAACCTGTCTGAAGGGATTGTCTGGAAAAATGCGGGTGCTAACCTTTACGATCTCGGTGACGGGATACTCAATCTGGAGTTCAGGTCAAAAATGAATACCATGGGCTCAGAGGTGATCGAAGGCATTCAGAAAGGCATCAGCCTTGCGGAGCGCGATTTCCGGGGAATAGTAATAGGGAATGAATCCAGCGAGGCATTTTCTGCTGGGGCCAACCTGGCAATGCTTTTCATGTTTGCTATTGAGCAGGAGTTTGACGAGATCAACATGGTGATCGCACAGTTTCAGCAAACAATGATGCGGGCCAGGTATTCGTCCATACCCGTTGTTACGGCGCCGCACACGCTGGCGCTTGGAGGAGGTTGTGAACTCAATCTGCACGCAGATAAAGTGGTGGCGCACGCGGAAACCTATATGGGCTTGGTCGAGTTCGGCGTTGGGATTATCCCGGCTGGTGGTGGAACCAAAGAAATGGCGCTTCGTTGCTCGGACATGTATCAGGCGGGCGACCCTGAGCTGAACATCCTGCAGACCGCGTTCATGAATATTGCGCAAGCCAAGGTATCTACATCTGCAAGAGATGCTTACGAAATGAATTATCTGCAGGATAAGGATCAGATTGTACTGAACCGGAGCAGGCTGATCGCCGAAGCGAAACAGGCAGCCATTGAACTCGCTGAAAACGGATACACCCAGCCTAAGCAGCGAAGTGATATCAAAGTGCAGGGGAAGGCCGGAATGGCATTGTTTATGGCTGGAATTGCACAGATGCAGATGGCAAATTACATTACCGAACACGATGCAAAGATTGCCAATAAGCTCGCTTACGTCATCAACGGAGGAGACCTGAGTTATCCGCAGCAGGTTACCGAGCAATATCTGCTGGATCTGGAAAGAGAAGCTTTTTTGTCGTTATGCGGGGAACGAAAAACGCTCGAAAGAATGCAGGGGCTGCTAAACGGTGGAAAACCACCTAGAAACTAG
- a CDS encoding TlpA disulfide reductase family protein, translating into MRYIVLFFILLFPKHGSLAKPVIPDVVKEGVWRATLLRDGQALPFILEIRKNTDGKTFSVFAVNGSERLRMDTAFVAQDSIHIPMQLFDSEIVAHIEPGSLKGKYNRLSGKNVIAWLPFEAKFGDNYKFYKQGEARSPVNITGKWSAVFHNPATGGNTPSVANFTQKGSDVTGSFLTPTGDYRFLTGSMNGDSLYLSTFDGSNAMLFKASVQADGTLKGVLWTGVAGYRTWTAKADPDAKLPDATKLTFLKPGAGEVNFSFTDSKGQTVSLSDAAFKNKVVILQIMGSWCPNCMDETNFLVPWYKKNKKRGVEIIGLAFEKSDNPDISNPKIKRMITRFGIEYPVLLAGTNTDAGTAKALPMLNKVMSYPTTIFIDKKGKVREIHTGFSGPGTGKYYDQFVEEFTRLTDKLLSE; encoded by the coding sequence ATGAGATACATAGTTTTGTTTTTCATTTTGCTTTTTCCGAAGCACGGGTCCCTGGCTAAACCAGTTATACCAGATGTTGTGAAGGAAGGCGTATGGAGGGCAACCTTGCTCCGTGATGGTCAGGCGTTGCCATTTATTCTGGAGATCAGGAAAAATACGGATGGAAAAACGTTTTCTGTTTTCGCCGTCAATGGCAGCGAGCGCCTTCGGATGGATACGGCTTTTGTAGCGCAGGATTCTATCCATATTCCCATGCAGCTCTTTGATTCTGAAATTGTTGCCCACATAGAACCCGGGAGTCTGAAAGGGAAGTACAACCGGCTGTCCGGCAAAAATGTGATTGCCTGGCTGCCATTTGAGGCAAAGTTCGGCGACAACTATAAATTTTATAAGCAAGGTGAGGCCAGGTCGCCGGTGAATATAACAGGGAAATGGTCAGCTGTATTCCACAATCCGGCTACGGGGGGTAATACGCCTTCCGTCGCGAATTTTACGCAGAAAGGCAGTGACGTAACCGGATCCTTCCTGACACCGACGGGCGATTATCGTTTTCTTACAGGCAGTATGAATGGAGACAGCCTGTATTTGTCCACATTTGATGGTTCGAATGCGATGTTATTTAAGGCTTCCGTGCAGGCGGATGGTACGTTAAAGGGAGTGCTTTGGACTGGTGTAGCAGGTTATAGAACCTGGACGGCTAAGGCTGATCCAGATGCGAAGCTGCCCGACGCAACAAAACTTACCTTTCTGAAACCAGGGGCAGGAGAAGTGAATTTTTCTTTTACGGACAGCAAAGGCCAAACGGTTTCCCTAAGCGATGCGGCATTCAAGAATAAGGTGGTAATTCTTCAGATCATGGGCTCCTGGTGCCCTAATTGTATGGATGAGACTAATTTTCTGGTACCCTGGTATAAAAAGAATAAGAAAAGGGGCGTAGAGATTATAGGGCTTGCGTTTGAAAAATCGGACAATCCTGATATTTCAAATCCTAAGATCAAAAGAATGATCACGCGGTTTGGTATTGAATATCCGGTTTTGCTGGCGGGCACTAACACAGATGCGGGTACGGCAAAAGCGCTTCCTATGCTGAACAAAGTGATGTCTTACCCTACGACTATATTTATTGACAAAAAGGGAAAGGTCAGAGAAATACATACGGGTTTCAGCGGGCCCGGGACGGGTAAGTACTACGATCAGTTTGTGGAGGAATTCACCCGACTGACAGACAAACTTCTGAGTGAGTAG
- a CDS encoding RrF2 family transcriptional regulator, whose translation MISKKAKYALKALKVLAEQYGKGPVLISYIAEKEKIPKKFLEAILLDLRNNGVLQSQKGKGGGYLLRISPGEVSFSKILRIIDGPIAPALCVSLLFYGKCEDCRDEETCSLRVVLERWRDANLAVLDKTTLNDLLFADNKLNAEILS comes from the coding sequence ATGATATCAAAAAAAGCGAAATATGCATTGAAGGCCCTGAAAGTGTTGGCCGAACAGTACGGAAAAGGTCCGGTACTGATCTCATATATTGCTGAAAAGGAAAAAATACCGAAGAAGTTTCTGGAGGCGATCTTGCTTGATCTTAGAAACAACGGCGTGCTGCAAAGCCAGAAAGGAAAAGGAGGAGGATATCTGTTGCGGATTTCACCGGGAGAGGTAAGTTTCTCTAAGATCCTGAGAATTATAGACGGACCCATCGCGCCGGCTCTCTGCGTTTCGTTGCTTTTTTACGGTAAATGCGAAGATTGTCGTGACGAGGAGACTTGCAGCCTCCGGGTGGTGCTTGAAAGGTGGCGCGATGCTAACCTGGCCGTTCTGGATAAAACTACCCTCAATGACCTGCTATTTGCAGACAATAAACTGAATGCGGAGATCTTATCTTGA
- a CDS encoding MarR family winged helix-turn-helix transcriptional regulator: MRKEKTIDFQIKWAWHSISRMYNAYAANFGITMAAGHVLLNIDIEQGTPATKIAPLLGMEPRSLVRMLKNLEERGLITREVDDTDKRFVRIVLTDLGKEKRELSREGVILFNNMVREKIPLEKLATFFEVINDINKIVEEENQKLRAGESDDEL, encoded by the coding sequence ATGCGTAAGGAAAAGACAATTGATTTTCAGATAAAGTGGGCATGGCATTCCATTTCAAGAATGTACAACGCTTATGCTGCCAATTTTGGGATTACAATGGCTGCGGGCCACGTGCTGCTCAATATTGACATTGAGCAGGGTACCCCCGCAACGAAAATTGCTCCGTTGCTGGGCATGGAGCCCAGAAGCCTGGTGAGAATGTTGAAAAACCTGGAAGAACGCGGGCTGATTACACGCGAGGTGGATGATACCGATAAGCGGTTCGTCCGTATTGTGCTGACAGACCTTGGAAAAGAAAAAAGGGAACTGTCCAGGGAGGGGGTTATTCTTTTCAACAATATGGTCCGGGAGAAAATACCGCTTGAGAAGCTGGCCACTTTTTTTGAGGTGATCAATGATATCAATAAAATCGTAGAAGAAGAAAATCAGAAACTCAGAGCCGGAGAATCAGATGACGAGCTTTGA